The following DNA comes from Allobranchiibius huperziae.
CCGGGGCCTGCTGAGCGCGATGATCCGCCACCAGCTCGATGACCTCACCGCCCGGAAAGTGCCGGTGGCCGCGCTGTGGGCGAGCGAGTCGGGGATCTACGGCCGGTTCGGGTACGGCGTCGCCACCTGGTCGGCCACGCTGAGCGGCTCGACGCACGAGAGTGCCTTCCTGCCCGACATCGCGACGGAAGGGTCGGTCGTCGAGGTGAGCGCCGACCAGCGGCTGGCAGCGGCGCGCCCCGTGCACGAGTCGGTGCGCGCGGAGCAGCCGGGCATGTTCGACCGCCCGGGCCGCTGGTGGGAGATGGAGACCGTGGATCCCGAGCGGTGGCGCGAGGGCCGCTCGGCGCGGCGCTACCTCGTGCACTTCGACGCGGGCGGCACGGTCGACGGGGTCGGCACCTACCGCTTCAAGGACGACTGGAACCGCACGGGTCCGGCCGGAAAGGTCAGCGTGGGGCCGGTCCTCGCCAGCACACCCACGGCGTACGCCGGCCTGTGGCGCTACCAGCTCGACCTCGACCTGGCCCGCACCTTCAGCGCATCCGGTGCGGCGGCACAGGAGACCCTGTTGCACCTGCTGGCCGACCCGCGGGCCCTCGACATCCGCCCGGCCGACGGGCTCTACCTGCGGATCCTGGACGTCTCCGAAGCGCTGCAATCCCGGAGCTACCTCGCCGATGCCGCGCTGGTGCTCCAGGTCGCGGATCCGGTGCTCGCGAGCGTCGACGGGCGCTACTCGCTGAGGATCGCCCGTGGCCACGCCGAGGTCGCCCGCACCCGCAAGGCACCCGATCTGACCCTGAGCGCGCGCGATCTGGCGGCGGTCTACCTCGGCGGCGTCTCGGTCGGCGATCTGCACCGGGCTGGACGAGTGCGTGAGCACACGGCGGGCGCGGTGCGGGAGGCGGCCGGAGCCTTCGGGTGGACGCGCTCGCCGTACTGCCCCGACAACTTCTGAAGGCGACTGCCGGATCCGTCGTACCCCGACACGGTCATCGCGCGACCGTGGTGGCGGTGTGCGTCTGTGGCCAGGGCTGCAGTCCTGGCCACAGACGCACACCGCAGTACTCGTCGCCCGGCGTACGAACCGCATGGCGCTTCCGGGCAGCCGGCACAGCGTGTGCTCAGTGGATCCCCCGTAGCCTGGAGCGGTGATGCATTCCCTCGGCCCGAGCTTCATGGACCCCAACTACCTGCTCGGACAGTTCGGTGGTGCGTTCTTCTGGTTCTCGATA
Coding sequences within:
- a CDS encoding GNAT family N-acetyltransferase; translation: MPSSRTASPKRLPEPPHLAQPKLTQVTDRTWTSWHDTVIAGFQGSAETETTALSRDLFPPAGCFGLRVGRAWVATASSTVRSLSVPGGEVPCAAVSDVTVAPAYRRRGLLSAMIRHQLDDLTARKVPVAALWASESGIYGRFGYGVATWSATLSGSTHESAFLPDIATEGSVVEVSADQRLAAARPVHESVRAEQPGMFDRPGRWWEMETVDPERWREGRSARRYLVHFDAGGTVDGVGTYRFKDDWNRTGPAGKVSVGPVLASTPTAYAGLWRYQLDLDLARTFSASGAAAQETLLHLLADPRALDIRPADGLYLRILDVSEALQSRSYLADAALVLQVADPVLASVDGRYSLRIARGHAEVARTRKAPDLTLSARDLAAVYLGGVSVGDLHRAGRVREHTAGAVREAAGAFGWTRSPYCPDNF